One Streptomyces sp. P9-A2 DNA window includes the following coding sequences:
- a CDS encoding helix-turn-helix domain-containing protein yields the protein MRCLGCRPGPVRPNEWCGVKVSAQDDVAEFAARLRELKERTDRSYGSLARRLNMNTSTLHRYCAGEAVPLDFAPVERFAALCGASGPERLELHRHWLLAVAARQRPRAGETAEAGAEPEARGDADTAAGAETRSTPESGAKAAAEGVDTLSATATGSDTTTSTGTGTGTGTGSDSDRPLLDTGVVIDPHPPAGRSLPRLWYRRKRVAGVLAVACALLATVGTLAALPDGHRSSPDDRGRATADSVPTASADPTAPGLRASSPPASASPSSGRPERTSDGPGTGREPSGPAAPGDPSGRAGGSDSEASSQGSSGGSSGDSSAPAGTPLAWTVDSQAWALGCGHDYVVAKPPAQVPPPPAPQDAGTWAATQAAVHGGETIVKLSVQGTSDTAVVLTALRVRVTGRTDPAPGNAYAMDQGCGGALTPRYFAVDLDKDRPIARAVAGNDAGTPIPAVRMPYRVSAEDPEVLEVTATTAGCDCRWYLELDWSSRGRSGTVRIDDDGRPFRTSGIEGLPRYEYDTSHRRWAPRTG from the coding sequence ATGAGGTGCCTGGGATGCCGTCCCGGGCCCGTTCGGCCCAACGAGTGGTGCGGGGTGAAGGTGTCGGCACAGGACGACGTGGCGGAGTTCGCGGCTCGGCTGCGGGAGCTGAAGGAACGCACGGACCGCAGTTACGGCTCGCTGGCCCGCCGCCTGAACATGAACACCTCCACGCTGCACCGCTACTGTGCGGGCGAGGCCGTCCCCCTCGACTTCGCCCCGGTGGAACGCTTCGCCGCCCTGTGCGGGGCCTCGGGCCCGGAACGCCTGGAACTCCACCGCCACTGGCTCCTGGCCGTCGCGGCACGGCAACGACCGCGAGCGGGAGAGACGGCGGAGGCGGGGGCCGAACCGGAAGCGAGGGGCGACGCGGACACGGCCGCGGGGGCGGAGACGAGGAGCACGCCCGAATCGGGGGCGAAGGCCGCGGCGGAGGGCGTGGACACGCTGTCCGCCACCGCTACCGGCAGCGACACAACCACCAGCACCGGCACCGGCACCGGCACCGGCACCGGCAGCGACAGCGATCGACCACTCCTGGACACGGGCGTCGTCATCGATCCCCACCCTCCGGCCGGCCGCTCCCTCCCCCGCCTCTGGTACCGGCGCAAACGCGTCGCGGGGGTCCTGGCCGTCGCGTGTGCGTTACTCGCCACCGTGGGCACGCTGGCCGCGCTGCCCGACGGTCACCGTTCCTCCCCCGACGACCGCGGCCGGGCCACCGCCGACTCCGTGCCGACCGCCTCCGCGGACCCCACGGCACCGGGCCTGCGTGCCTCGTCGCCGCCTGCCTCCGCGTCCCCCTCGTCCGGCCGCCCGGAGCGCACATCGGACGGCCCCGGAACCGGGCGCGAGCCGTCCGGCCCGGCCGCTCCCGGTGACCCCTCCGGGAGGGCCGGAGGGAGCGACTCCGAAGCCTCGTCCCAAGGTTCCTCCGGGGGCTCCTCCGGGGACTCTTCCGCGCCCGCCGGTACGCCTCTCGCCTGGACCGTCGACTCCCAGGCCTGGGCTCTCGGCTGCGGTCACGACTACGTCGTCGCCAAGCCGCCCGCCCAGGTGCCGCCGCCCCCGGCCCCGCAGGACGCCGGTACCTGGGCGGCGACGCAGGCGGCGGTGCACGGGGGCGAGACGATCGTGAAACTGTCCGTGCAGGGAACGTCGGACACGGCCGTCGTCCTCACGGCGCTGCGGGTCCGGGTGACCGGCCGCACCGATCCCGCTCCGGGCAACGCGTACGCCATGGACCAGGGGTGCGGCGGCGCCCTCACCCCGCGGTACTTCGCGGTGGACCTGGACAAGGACCGGCCGATCGCCCGCGCGGTCGCCGGGAACGACGCCGGTACGCCGATTCCGGCGGTCCGCATGCCCTACCGGGTCTCCGCGGAGGACCCGGAGGTGCTGGAGGTGACCGCCACGACCGCGGGCTGCGACTGCCGCTGGTACCTGGAACTGGACTGGTCCTCGCGCGGCCGCTCCGGCACCGTCCGGATCGACGACGACGGCCGTCCGTTCCGCACCAGCGGCATCGAGGGGCTGCCCCGCTACGAGTACGACACCTCCCACCGCCGCTGGGCGCCCCGTACGGGCTGA
- a CDS encoding ATP-binding protein, with translation MKGTADGERAPKAQLSRRLGRADLRAVPESRHDLRQLLRHWGRPGQSDTAELLTTELVTNALVHTDRAAVLTATVGPRGLRVEVRDFVDHEPRPRVPDTDDGTHGRGLVLVESLADAWGIRAHGVGKAVWFELDADAA, from the coding sequence GTGAAAGGGACGGCCGACGGGGAGCGGGCACCGAAGGCGCAGCTGAGCCGCCGACTGGGGCGCGCGGACCTGCGGGCGGTGCCCGAGTCCCGTCACGACCTACGACAACTGCTCAGACACTGGGGAAGGCCCGGACAGTCGGACACGGCCGAACTGCTCACCACCGAGCTCGTCACCAACGCGCTGGTCCACACCGACCGGGCGGCGGTCCTCACCGCCACCGTCGGACCCCGGGGATTACGGGTCGAGGTACGGGACTTCGTGGACCACGAGCCCCGGCCACGGGTACCGGACACCGACGACGGTACGCACGGCCGTGGACTGGTCCTGGTCGAGTCCCTCGCCGACGCGTGGGGGATCAGGGCACACGGGGTGGGCAAGGCGGTCTGGTTCGAACTCGACGCGGACGCCGCCTGA
- a CDS encoding DUF2637 domain-containing protein, with translation MRLTDISLNWLLPGAVLLLGMLAAVAVLARGKRSSVKDPSADDSWERSEERRRRKEALYGTFSYILLFCCAAVAAALSFHGLVGFGEQNLGLADGWQYLVPFGLDGAAMFCSVLAVREASHGDAALGSRILVWTFAFAAAWFNWVHAPRGMGHAGAPHFFAGMSLSAAVLFDRALKQTRRAALREQGLVPRPLPQIRIVRWLRAPLETYRAWSLMLLEGVRSLDEAVEEVREDQRQKGETRRRRRGQERVERARLKAISRGHRALVGGGGHPMEAPTVERADDVVPAEPAIAAPEAVLPVRSRPSLQPVRGGSDPMTVDLTAEDDTQALPRLDSLERKLKDLEQQFG, from the coding sequence ATGAGACTGACCGACATATCGCTGAATTGGCTGCTTCCGGGCGCCGTACTGCTCCTGGGCATGCTGGCGGCGGTGGCGGTACTCGCGCGCGGCAAGCGCTCCTCGGTCAAGGACCCGAGCGCGGACGACTCGTGGGAGCGCAGCGAGGAGCGCCGCAGGCGCAAGGAGGCCCTGTACGGCACCTTCTCCTACATCCTGCTGTTCTGTTGTGCCGCGGTGGCGGCCGCGCTCTCCTTCCACGGCCTGGTCGGCTTCGGCGAGCAGAACCTCGGCCTGGCCGACGGCTGGCAGTACCTCGTGCCCTTCGGTCTGGACGGCGCGGCGATGTTCTGCTCGGTGCTCGCCGTGCGCGAGGCCAGCCACGGTGACGCCGCGCTCGGCTCCCGCATACTCGTGTGGACGTTCGCGTTCGCCGCGGCCTGGTTCAACTGGGTGCACGCCCCCCGGGGCATGGGACACGCGGGCGCTCCGCACTTCTTCGCGGGTATGTCCCTGTCCGCGGCCGTGCTGTTCGACCGCGCGCTGAAGCAGACCCGCCGGGCCGCCCTGCGCGAACAGGGCCTGGTGCCGCGTCCGTTGCCGCAGATCCGCATCGTCCGCTGGTTGCGGGCCCCCCTGGAGACGTACCGTGCCTGGTCGCTGATGCTGCTGGAGGGCGTACGCAGCCTCGACGAGGCGGTCGAGGAGGTCCGCGAGGACCAGCGCCAGAAGGGCGAGACGCGCCGGCGCCGGCGCGGCCAGGAGCGGGTGGAGCGGGCCCGGCTGAAAGCCATCAGCCGGGGCCACCGCGCCCTCGTGGGTGGCGGTGGCCACCCCATGGAGGCCCCGACGGTGGAGCGGGCGGACGACGTGGTGCCCGCGGAGCCTGCCATAGCGGCGCCGGAGGCCGTCCTGCCCGTACGCTCGCGCCCCTCTCTGCAACCGGTACGCGGTGGTTCCGATCCGATGACCGTCGACCTCACCGCGGAGGACGACACCCAGGCACTGCCGCGCCTGGACTCCCTCGAGCGCAAGCTCAAGGACCTGGAGCAGCAGTTCGGCTGA
- a CDS encoding (2Fe-2S)-binding protein: MAVPGSAVADAYARLAEAFPALAVTELAADEAPPRGGAWVSADALAEGENGPALDAFLSWDDSQVLRDYGQQARPDVVASFGLHRYTWPACLLITVPWFLHRRVPRYPVTHVSFDRSAAGFAVGRMAVRPESFACLPDDPAATLPGARVVADEEALRAEVRASVAEHLEPVLTGFGPRMRRRGRALWGMATDEVVESLRYIGQLLGEEERALRELELLLPGATKPYVGAARFRPVTGPGGEAAHTRDRISCCMFYTLRPDDICANCPRTCGTGKTNGRAAVGKVISMTADEIDMPVAKAS, translated from the coding sequence ATGGCAGTGCCCGGTTCGGCCGTCGCGGACGCGTACGCCCGCCTGGCGGAGGCCTTCCCCGCACTCGCCGTCACGGAACTCGCCGCCGACGAGGCGCCGCCCCGGGGCGGCGCCTGGGTGTCCGCCGACGCTCTCGCCGAGGGGGAGAACGGCCCCGCCCTGGACGCCTTCCTGTCCTGGGACGACAGCCAGGTGCTGCGGGACTACGGACAGCAGGCCCGCCCCGACGTGGTCGCCAGCTTCGGCCTGCACCGCTACACCTGGCCCGCCTGCCTGCTGATCACCGTGCCGTGGTTCCTGCACCGCCGCGTGCCCCGCTACCCCGTGACCCACGTCTCCTTCGACCGCTCCGCCGCCGGGTTCGCCGTGGGCCGCATGGCCGTACGCCCCGAATCGTTCGCCTGCCTCCCGGACGACCCGGCGGCCACGCTGCCCGGCGCCCGCGTGGTGGCGGACGAGGAGGCCCTGCGGGCCGAGGTGCGGGCCTCCGTCGCCGAGCACCTCGAACCCGTCCTGACGGGCTTCGGCCCGAGGATGCGCCGTCGCGGCCGTGCCCTGTGGGGCATGGCGACCGACGAGGTCGTGGAGAGCCTGCGGTACATCGGCCAACTGCTGGGCGAGGAGGAGCGGGCCCTGCGGGAGCTGGAACTGCTGCTGCCCGGTGCGACCAAACCGTACGTAGGCGCGGCGCGCTTCCGCCCGGTCACCGGGCCGGGCGGCGAAGCCGCGCACACCCGGGACCGGATCAGCTGCTGCATGTTCTACACCTTGCGCCCCGACGACATCTGCGCCAACTGCCCGCGCACCTGCGGCACCGGAAAGACGAACGGCAGGGCGGCCGTCGGCAAGGTCATCAGCATGACCGCCGATGAAATCGACATGCCGGTGGCGAAGGCCAGTTGA
- a CDS encoding GntR family transcriptional regulator, with protein sequence MATGQDGRAPGPGAGTDPRADPGTGSGRADPGTGSGRADPGTGRADPGTGSGAERARVPAQSGVRGREGDAVRGRDDAVRGEHTHSEPAAVLPRPRTPVQRSSVRGQVLAALRTALVTGDLRPGVVYSAPVLAERFGVSATPVREAMQQLALEEAVEVVPNRGFRVVERGARDLAELAEVRSLIEVPVVLRLARTVPAERWAELRPLAEATIRAASSGCRATYAESDRAFHRAVLALAGNEQLVRIAEDLHRRAQWPLVGTALGPLGRVGLVTDAHQHTALLDALIAGDRDAVRSLVGEHFTGAV encoded by the coding sequence ATCGCGACCGGGCAGGACGGCAGGGCGCCGGGTCCAGGCGCGGGCACGGACCCGCGCGCGGACCCAGGCACGGGCTCGGGCCGCGCGGACCCAGGCACGGGCTCGGGCCGCGCGGACCCAGGCACGGGCCGCGCGGACCCAGGCACGGGCTCGGGCGCGGAGAGGGCCAGGGTGCCCGCTCAGTCCGGCGTACGGGGCCGGGAGGGCGACGCCGTACGCGGTCGGGACGACGCCGTACGCGGTGAGCACACCCACAGCGAACCGGCCGCCGTCCTTCCCCGGCCCCGCACGCCCGTCCAGCGGTCCTCCGTGCGAGGGCAGGTCCTCGCCGCACTGCGCACCGCGCTGGTGACGGGTGACCTGCGGCCCGGTGTGGTGTACTCCGCGCCGGTACTGGCCGAGCGGTTCGGGGTCTCCGCGACACCCGTCCGGGAGGCCATGCAGCAACTCGCCCTGGAGGAAGCGGTCGAGGTCGTGCCGAACCGGGGCTTCAGGGTCGTCGAGCGCGGCGCCCGGGACCTGGCCGAACTGGCCGAGGTCCGGTCACTGATCGAGGTTCCGGTGGTGCTGCGGCTGGCCCGTACGGTGCCCGCCGAACGATGGGCCGAACTGCGCCCCCTCGCCGAGGCCACGATCCGCGCGGCCTCCTCCGGCTGCCGGGCCACCTACGCCGAGTCCGACCGCGCCTTCCACCGCGCGGTGCTCGCCCTCGCCGGCAACGAGCAGCTGGTCCGGATCGCCGAAGACCTCCACCGCCGCGCCCAGTGGCCCCTGGTCGGGACTGCCCTCGGCCCGCTCGGCCGGGTGGGGCTGGTGACCGACGCCCACCAGCACACGGCCCTGCTGGACGCGCTGATCGCGGGCGACCGGGACGCGGTGCGGTCACTGGTGGGTGAACACTTCACCGGCGCGGTCTGA
- a CDS encoding PucR family transcriptional regulator: MRLRALLETDALGLALLGGEDELDRTVHGVMTTDLRDPSRYLSGGELVLSGLAWRRDAADSEPFVQRLVQAGVVALAAGEAELGAVPDDLVTACARHRLPLFAVHESVAFATVTEHVVRQVSGERAGDLAAVVDRHRRLMTSGPAGGGPDVVLDLLGSDLDLRAWVLSPTGRLIAGSKAGPRLPDDVCVRIAAEHLAAARSGRPGPHRVTLDDRTTYSLFPVHDGGSTAPTPASTPQTAQAPQTPHGDPGGHGTPASRELWDGRETVLSDWLLVVEADAGDWAEERLDLLYGVTQLIVVERDRRNAARTVRRRLAQEVLELVQAGAAPAEVAARLRVAAPVLVPGLGAAPHWQVVVARVDRDGGGAEGGAAAQALLEEILVDPASTGPEHSDRIAVAHTGDEAVALVPLPAVASEHDGADGRGLLADALLESVREPLTAGLEGAGRLTLGVSAAVHSAEGLRGALEEARHARRVAAARPGRVCAAGHHELASHVLLLPFVPDDVRRAFTARLLDPLRDYDRRHRAELIPTLEAFLDCDGSWTRCAARLHLHVNTLRYRVGRIEQLTGRDLSRLEDKLDFFLALRMS, encoded by the coding sequence ATGCGGCTGCGCGCACTGCTGGAGACCGACGCGCTGGGGCTCGCGCTGCTCGGCGGCGAGGACGAACTGGACCGCACCGTGCACGGGGTGATGACCACCGACCTGAGGGACCCCAGCCGCTACCTCTCCGGCGGGGAACTCGTCCTCAGCGGCCTGGCCTGGCGCCGGGACGCCGCCGACTCCGAGCCGTTCGTACAGCGTCTGGTGCAGGCGGGGGTCGTCGCCCTGGCGGCCGGCGAGGCGGAGCTGGGCGCCGTCCCGGACGACCTGGTCACGGCCTGTGCGCGACACCGGCTGCCGCTGTTCGCGGTGCACGAGTCGGTGGCCTTCGCGACGGTCACCGAGCATGTCGTACGGCAGGTGTCCGGTGAGCGGGCCGGGGACCTCGCGGCCGTGGTGGACCGGCACCGGCGGCTGATGACGTCGGGACCGGCGGGCGGCGGCCCGGACGTGGTGCTCGACCTGCTGGGCAGCGACCTGGACCTGCGGGCGTGGGTGCTCTCGCCCACCGGGCGGCTGATCGCCGGTTCGAAGGCGGGACCGCGGCTGCCCGACGACGTGTGCGTGCGGATCGCGGCGGAGCATCTGGCGGCCGCCCGCAGCGGCCGCCCCGGACCGCACCGGGTGACCCTGGACGACCGGACGACGTACAGCCTCTTCCCGGTGCACGACGGCGGATCCACGGCCCCGACGCCGGCGTCCACCCCACAGACCGCACAAGCCCCGCAGACCCCGCACGGCGACCCCGGCGGGCATGGCACACCGGCCTCCCGGGAGCTGTGGGACGGCCGGGAGACGGTGCTGTCGGACTGGCTGCTGGTCGTCGAGGCGGACGCCGGGGACTGGGCCGAGGAGCGGCTGGACCTGCTGTACGGGGTCACCCAGCTGATCGTGGTCGAGCGGGACCGCCGTAACGCGGCACGCACGGTACGGCGCCGGCTCGCGCAGGAGGTGCTGGAGCTGGTGCAGGCGGGGGCCGCGCCGGCCGAGGTCGCGGCCCGGCTGCGCGTGGCGGCGCCGGTGCTGGTACCCGGCCTCGGGGCCGCGCCGCACTGGCAGGTGGTCGTCGCGCGGGTCGACCGGGACGGCGGCGGGGCCGAGGGCGGCGCGGCGGCGCAGGCGCTGCTCGAGGAGATCCTGGTCGACCCGGCGTCGACGGGGCCCGAGCACTCCGACCGGATCGCGGTGGCGCACACCGGGGACGAGGCCGTCGCGCTCGTCCCGCTGCCCGCGGTGGCGAGCGAGCACGACGGTGCCGACGGGCGGGGACTTCTCGCCGACGCCCTGCTGGAGTCCGTACGGGAGCCGCTGACGGCCGGTCTGGAGGGCGCCGGGCGGCTCACCCTAGGGGTCAGCGCGGCCGTGCACTCGGCGGAGGGGCTGCGCGGGGCCCTGGAGGAGGCGCGGCACGCGCGGCGCGTGGCCGCGGCGCGGCCGGGCCGGGTCTGCGCGGCCGGCCACCACGAGCTGGCCTCGCACGTCCTGCTGCTCCCCTTCGTCCCCGACGACGTACGCCGGGCCTTCACCGCCCGTCTCCTGGACCCGCTGCGGGACTACGACCGGCGCCACCGCGCCGAGCTGATCCCCACCCTGGAGGCCTTCCTGGACTGCGACGGCTCCTGGACCCGCTGCGCCGCCCGGCTGCACCTGCATGTCAACACCCTGCGGTACCGGGTGGGCCGCATCGAGCAGTTGACGGGCCGTGACCTGTCCCGCCTGGAGGACAAGCTCGACTTCTTCCTGGCCCTCCGCATGAGCTGA
- a CDS encoding FAD binding domain-containing protein, producing MDFLRPASWEEALAAKAEHPTAVPIAGGTDVMVEINFDHRRPEYLMDLNRIADLTEWEVGEDTVRLGASVPYTRIMEHLRAELPGLALASHTVASPQIRNRGGVGGNLGTASPAGDAHPALLAAGAEVEAASVRGSRRIPIDAFYTGVKRNALAPDELIRAVHIKKADGPQQFSKVGTRNAMVIAVCAFGLALHPGTRTVRTGIGSAAPTPVRAATAEEFLNAALDEGGLWDNGKIVPPSVAEQFADLCSAACNPIDDVRGTASYRRHAVGVMARRTLTWTWESYRGTRRTTEGVA from the coding sequence ATGGACTTCCTCCGCCCCGCCAGCTGGGAGGAGGCGCTCGCCGCGAAGGCCGAGCACCCCACCGCTGTGCCGATCGCGGGCGGCACCGACGTGATGGTCGAGATCAACTTCGACCACCGCAGGCCCGAGTACCTCATGGACCTCAACCGCATCGCCGACCTCACCGAGTGGGAGGTCGGCGAGGACACCGTACGGCTCGGCGCCTCCGTCCCGTACACAAGGATCATGGAGCACCTGCGGGCCGAACTGCCGGGCCTCGCCCTCGCCTCCCACACCGTGGCCTCCCCGCAGATCCGCAACCGCGGCGGAGTCGGCGGCAACCTCGGCACCGCCTCCCCGGCCGGCGACGCCCACCCGGCGCTGCTCGCCGCCGGGGCCGAGGTCGAGGCCGCATCGGTGCGCGGGTCCCGCCGCATCCCGATCGACGCCTTCTACACCGGGGTGAAGCGCAACGCGCTGGCGCCCGACGAACTGATCCGCGCCGTCCACATCAAGAAGGCGGACGGACCGCAGCAGTTCTCGAAGGTCGGCACCCGCAACGCCATGGTCATCGCCGTGTGCGCGTTCGGTCTGGCCCTGCACCCCGGTACCCGCACGGTCCGCACCGGCATCGGCTCGGCGGCGCCCACCCCCGTACGGGCCGCCACCGCCGAGGAGTTCCTGAACGCGGCGCTCGACGAGGGCGGACTCTGGGACAACGGGAAGATCGTCCCGCCGTCGGTGGCCGAGCAGTTCGCCGACCTGTGCTCCGCAGCCTGCAACCCGATCGACGACGTCCGCGGCACCGCGAGCTACCGCCGGCACGCGGTCGGCGTCATGGCCCGTCGCACGCTGACCTGGACCTGGGAGTCGTACCGCGGCACTCGCCGCACCACCGAGGGAGTCGCGTGA
- a CDS encoding (2Fe-2S)-binding protein, whose translation MRVHFTVNGRSQEADDVWEGESLLYVLRERLGLPGSKNACEQGECGSCTVRLDGVPVCSCLVAAGQAEGREIVTVEGLAALARHRSRTAGGGARGGAGAPDATGTPFATGTPLDAAQRRQAQAAHGAHGAHGAGSQTGEGAELAPIQQAFIDAGAVQCGFCTPGLLVAADEMLEHNPSPSDADIREALSGNLCRCTGYEKIMDAVRLAATRQSEGTRP comes from the coding sequence ATGCGTGTCCACTTCACGGTCAACGGACGGTCCCAGGAGGCCGACGACGTATGGGAGGGCGAGTCCCTGCTGTACGTGCTGCGCGAACGGCTCGGCCTGCCCGGCTCCAAGAACGCCTGTGAGCAGGGCGAATGCGGCTCCTGCACGGTGCGCCTCGACGGCGTCCCGGTGTGCTCCTGCCTCGTCGCGGCCGGCCAGGCCGAGGGCCGGGAGATCGTCACGGTCGAAGGACTGGCCGCCCTCGCCCGGCATCGCTCCCGCACCGCCGGGGGCGGTGCGCGGGGTGGTGCGGGAGCCCCGGACGCCACGGGCACCCCGTTTGCCACAGGCACCCCGCTCGACGCGGCCCAGCGGCGGCAGGCCCAGGCGGCCCACGGGGCCCACGGGGCCCACGGCGCCGGTTCACAGACCGGCGAGGGAGCCGAACTCGCCCCGATCCAGCAGGCGTTCATCGACGCCGGAGCCGTCCAGTGCGGTTTCTGCACCCCGGGCCTGCTGGTCGCCGCCGACGAGATGCTGGAGCACAACCCCAGCCCGAGCGACGCCGACATCCGCGAGGCGCTGTCGGGCAACCTGTGCCGCTGCACGGGCTACGAGAAGATCATGGACGCGGTCCGCCTCGCCGCCACCCGCCAGTCCGAGGGGACCCGGCCATGA
- a CDS encoding xanthine dehydrogenase family protein molybdopterin-binding subunit: MTEHSPGPSRTPTRAATGPGPAGAPLGAPSILTQGAPASGGIGESTLRPDGTLKVTGEFAYSSDLWHEDMLWGQILRSTVAHAEIVSIDTSEALALPGVHAVLTYDDLPTEVRHYGLEIQDTPVLAHGKVRHHGEPVAVVAADHPETARRAAAKIRVEYRDLPVVTDEASALAPDAPLVHEHRDDHHTRHVAHPNIVHRQPIVRGDVARARERADVVVEGEYTFGMQDQAFLGPESGLAVPEEDGGVHLYVATQWLHSDRRQMAPVLGLPEDKVRMTLAGVGGAFGGREDLSMQIHACLLALRTGRPVKIVYNRFESFFGHVHRHPAKLHYEHGATRDGKLTHVTCRIVLDGGAYASASPAVVGNASSLGVGPYVVDDVEIEALALYTNNPPCGAMRGFGAVQACFAYEAQMDKLAKRLGLDPVEFRRLNAMEQGTVMPTGQIVDSPAPVAELLRRVKAMPMPPERQWESSEGADVRQLPGGLSNTTHGEGVVRGVGYAVGIKNVGFSEGFDDYSTARVRMEVAGGRPVAAVHTAMAEVGQGGVTVHAQIARTELGIGQVTIHPADTRVGSAGSTSASRQTYVTGGAVRNACELVREQVLELGRRRFGSYHPAWATAELLLEDGKVVTDGGEVLADLVDVLGDEAVEVEEEWRHRPTEPFDPRTGRGNGHVQYTFAAHRAVVEVDTGLGLVKVIELACAQDVGKALNPLSVIGQIQGGTVQGLGVAVMEEIVVDPRTAKVRNPSFTDYLIPTILDTPVIPVDVLELADGHAPYGLRGVGEASTLSSTPAVLAAVRDATGLELNRTPVRPEHLTGTG, translated from the coding sequence ATGACCGAGCACAGCCCCGGCCCCTCCCGCACCCCCACCCGGGCCGCCACCGGTCCCGGACCGGCCGGCGCCCCCCTCGGCGCGCCCTCCATCCTCACCCAGGGCGCCCCGGCCAGCGGCGGAATCGGGGAGTCCACCCTCCGCCCCGACGGCACCCTCAAGGTCACCGGCGAGTTCGCGTACTCCTCCGACCTGTGGCACGAGGACATGCTCTGGGGCCAGATCCTGCGCTCCACGGTCGCGCACGCCGAGATCGTCTCGATCGACACCTCCGAGGCCCTCGCCCTGCCGGGCGTGCACGCCGTCCTCACCTACGACGACCTGCCGACCGAGGTGCGCCACTACGGCCTGGAGATCCAGGACACCCCCGTCCTCGCCCACGGCAAGGTCCGCCACCACGGCGAACCGGTCGCCGTCGTCGCCGCCGACCACCCCGAGACCGCGCGCCGCGCCGCCGCGAAGATCAGGGTCGAGTACCGGGACCTGCCCGTCGTCACCGACGAGGCCTCCGCACTCGCCCCCGACGCGCCCCTCGTCCACGAGCACCGCGACGACCACCACACGCGCCACGTCGCCCACCCCAACATCGTCCACCGCCAGCCGATCGTGCGCGGCGACGTGGCACGGGCCCGCGAGCGCGCCGACGTCGTCGTCGAGGGCGAGTACACCTTCGGCATGCAGGACCAGGCCTTCCTCGGCCCCGAGTCGGGGCTCGCCGTCCCCGAGGAGGACGGCGGCGTCCACCTCTACGTCGCCACCCAGTGGCTCCACTCCGACCGGCGCCAGATGGCGCCCGTGCTCGGCCTGCCCGAGGACAAGGTACGGATGACCCTGGCCGGCGTCGGCGGCGCGTTCGGCGGCCGTGAGGACCTGTCCATGCAGATCCACGCCTGCCTGCTCGCCCTGCGCACCGGCAGACCCGTCAAGATCGTCTACAACCGCTTCGAGTCCTTCTTCGGCCACGTCCACCGCCACCCGGCCAAGCTCCACTACGAGCACGGCGCCACCCGCGACGGCAAACTGACCCACGTCACGTGCCGCATCGTGCTCGACGGCGGAGCGTACGCCTCCGCCTCCCCGGCCGTGGTCGGCAACGCCTCCTCCCTCGGTGTCGGGCCGTACGTCGTGGACGACGTCGAGATCGAGGCCCTCGCCCTCTACACCAACAACCCGCCCTGCGGCGCCATGCGCGGCTTCGGCGCGGTCCAGGCGTGCTTCGCCTACGAGGCCCAGATGGACAAGCTGGCGAAGCGGCTGGGCCTGGACCCGGTGGAGTTCAGACGGCTCAACGCCATGGAACAGGGCACGGTCATGCCCACCGGGCAGATCGTCGACTCCCCGGCACCGGTCGCCGAACTCCTGCGCCGCGTCAAGGCGATGCCGATGCCGCCCGAGCGGCAGTGGGAGAGCAGTGAGGGGGCCGACGTACGCCAGTTGCCCGGCGGCCTGTCCAACACCACCCACGGTGAAGGCGTCGTGCGCGGTGTCGGCTACGCGGTCGGCATCAAGAACGTCGGTTTCTCCGAGGGCTTCGACGACTACTCCACCGCACGCGTCCGGATGGAGGTGGCCGGCGGCCGGCCCGTGGCCGCCGTGCACACCGCGATGGCGGAGGTCGGGCAGGGCGGAGTCACCGTCCACGCCCAGATCGCCCGCACCGAGCTGGGCATCGGCCAGGTGACCATCCACCCCGCCGACACCCGGGTGGGCTCGGCCGGTTCGACCTCCGCCTCCCGGCAGACGTACGTCACCGGAGGAGCGGTCAGGAACGCCTGCGAACTGGTCCGGGAGCAGGTCCTGGAACTGGGCCGGCGCAGGTTCGGCTCCTACCACCCGGCGTGGGCGACGGCCGAACTGCTGCTGGAGGACGGCAAGGTCGTCACCGACGGCGGCGAGGTACTGGCCGACCTGGTGGACGTCCTCGGGGACGAGGCCGTCGAGGTGGAGGAGGAATGGCGGCACCGGCCGACCGAACCCTTCGATCCGCGCACCGGCCGGGGCAACGGCCATGTCCAGTACACCTTCGCCGCGCACCGGGCCGTCGTCGAGGTCGACACCGGACTCGGCCTGGTCAAGGTGATCGAACTCGCCTGCGCACAGGACGTCGGCAAGGCGCTCAACCCGCTGTCCGTCATCGGCCAGATCCAGGGGGGCACCGTCCAGGGCCTGGGCGTGGCGGTCATGGAGGAGATCGTCGTCGACCCGAGGACGGCGAAGGTGCGAAACCCCTCCTTCACCGACTACCTCATCCCCACCATCCTCGACACACCGGTCATCCCCGTCGACGTGCTCGAACTCGCCGACGGCCACGCGCCGTACGGACTGCGCGGCGTCGGCGAGGCCTCCACCCTGTCGTCCACCCCGGCGGTCCTCGCGGCCGTCCGGGACGCGACCGGGCTGGAGCTGAACCGCACACCGGTCCGCCCGGAACACCTCACCGGAACCGGGTGA